The Syngnathus scovelli strain Florida chromosome 21, RoL_Ssco_1.2, whole genome shotgun sequence DNA segment CACACCGTGCTTTCCTTCTCTCTTGGTGACGTAATTTGACAAAAACGCTTTACGGCTAGAGCGTGCGGCTAATGTGTGTGGAGGTCAGCGGCATGACAGAACAGCGAGTTCTTGATACAAATATGCTGCTTTCTTGAAAAAATAGAAACGATCCGCCAActataatattatttttatgatattgACGTTGAACACAACAGTTCAGCGTGGATAATCTAAGTCGTTACATCATAATTAGCGTTGCTTAGCCGAAGCAagaaccttttttttaattcccaccATCCACCCAAACATGGACAACAACCCACAAGGCTCCGGGGGACTGAAGGCGAGTCTCGGTGGTCTCTTCGGAGGTGGATCACCTGAATATTCCAACACGGAGCTCTCCGGTGTTCCATGTAAGCAACCTGGTAGCTCCACGGCTAGCTTAGCAGCTCACCGGCTAGCATGTTAAAGTCAGTGTTGACTTTgcattgtttttgttattttagtgACTGGAATGAGCCCTTTGTCGCCTTACCTTAACGTCGACCCTCGTTACTTAATTCAGGTAATGCAGAAATTTAGATGAGACAATGTCCTGTGATGAAATTGTGATAAAACAATGTCAATAATTGTGTGTTTTTAGGATACAGACGAGTTCATTCTCCCTACAGGCGCCAATAAGACAAGAGGAAGGTTCGAGCTGGCTTTCTTCACAATCGGAGGTTCTTGCATCACAGGTAAATGGATCTTGAAGCGACTTGTCGGCAATTCAACTTCACTACTCTGCAACAACATTCCGACACTCAACCCTAAGCTCTGTCTTATGTTACAAATTGCCCTTTGTTTTGTTAAAGGAGCTTCTTTTGGTGCTTTAAATGGTCTCAGGATGGGCCTGAAGGAGACCAGAGACATGGCTTGGTCCAAACCGCGAAATGTACAGTAAGTATGGCGCTGAGTGTTCTGTATCATCTTAGTTCATGCAGCAGAGATAAGATGATGAATGTTGAAATGTTCTGTTGTCTCACCAGGATCATCAACATGGTGACAAGGCAAGGTGCTTCGTGGGCCAACACTTTGGGTTCAGTCGGTAAGACCCAACTTATTATGCAAACAAAGTCGTTTACGCGGCATTGACATCTGTTATTGTGTCGCAGCCTTGTTGTACAGCGCGTTCGGCGTGGTGATCGAGAAGGTCAGAGGAGCTGAGGACGACATCAACACAATAGCAGCCGGCACGCTGACGGGGATGCTCTTCAAGGCAGCGGGTAGGTCTCGAGTAAAcccaattaattaaataatacaGGATGAATAATATCTGACTATCTTTGCTTTGGCAGGCGGCGTCAAGGGTGTGGCCCGTGGGGGTCTAGCTGGTCTGGCCTTGTCTGGCGCCTACGCCGTCTACAACAACTGGGAGCATCTGACTGGAACGTCGTCACCATCCTCCTCTAGGCTTTACTGAAttcctcctcatcatcctccTTTTCCTCTGATGTTAGGGCCAAATTATCTGCAAGTGGATCTTCTCATGATGAACTTTGCCTTACAGTCGGTTCTACTCTTGTATTTATTTCACCGTGATTATCATCAGAAGCTGTATTGCAAGAACCTGAATGTGTGTCTCCCATCATTTGATGTAATAATTGAGaaataccattaaaaaaaagcaaacattttATTGTGGAAGCGACGTCAGTGCAAGAAGAAGTCTCGGATGCGTGTGGCCTCGATCCAAGGGATGTACGCGGCGGTGCGGGTGAAGACGCTGGGTTTGTTCTCCACCGTGCAGCCGATGGGGCCGAAGCTCACCACGCCGTGGACCTCCCAATGCTCGCGGCCCAGCTGGCACAAAAGAGGCCCTCCGGAGTCCCCCTGAAAAGAACACCGCTCTGATTTATAATTTGCCCCTCCCTCATGAGGCTGGAAGGGAACACAGAAGCCAACCTGACAGGCGGCGGGCGGATCCTCGATGTCCCTAAAGCCAGCGCAGATCATGGAGTCTCGCACGCGGTCACCCCAGAACTTCTTCTGCCGACAGGTTTTGAAGTCGATGATGGGGAGGCGTGCTTGGTTGAGAGCCTCAGCCAGGGAAACATTTTCCTTCCCACCTGATGTATTTCAACAAAACATCTGTCCACTTTTCCCCCAAACAAAGATCTTTTAGAGTTCCTTCAGACTCACCCCGAGTGTCACCCCATCCCGTCACCCAGCAGTAGTGTCCCGGCTTAAGGCTGGTCTGCTTGCGCGGCAGGCAGGCGTAGCGGATGAAGTTGGACGGGAGGATGTCAACGGCTGCCTTCACCAAAGCGATGTCATAGTCCAGCTCGCTATGCGCTGGGTAGCGGAAATTCTCATGCCGGTAGATGCGCTTCACTGGGAAGACCCTCTCGGCTGTTTCGGAGCGCCTCAGCCGATGCTTGCCAAGCACGATCCTCCACGAGCCGGCGTCCTCAGCTTTTCCCCTGAAAGGTCGGTTTTAATCACTCGAGTCTCTAACAGTACCAAAATGTGCTTTTTATCTTCTGGGTTACTTTTggaagcagtgagcagcagttaGGATCCAATTCTTGTGGATCAAAGTTCCTCCACAGACGTGAATGTGATGTTTACTACCTCTGGGTCGAACCTGACAACAGAAGAAGAAGCCTCAGTAGGtgcattattattaattattaatataCATTTTTTATATACCTGCAGAGAGACTTGCCAAGGCCAGGAATGTGGTCTAGCCTCGTTGCCCGACACGATCCTCTCGACCATGTTGGGTTTGAAGTAGGCCATCCCACAATCTTTGGGCCAatct contains these protein-coding regions:
- the zgc:112285 gene encoding chymotrypsin-like elastase family member 2A, with translation MIFARKTMAAALHVVCLLLLPLLRGAAYTYTPGKQHKVLHLDWPKDCGMAYFKPNMVERIVSGNEARPHSWPWQVSLQVRPRGSKHHIHVCGGTLIHKNWILTAAHCFQKGKAEDAGSWRIVLGKHRLRRSETAERVFPVKRIYRHENFRYPAHSELDYDIALVKAAVDILPSNFIRYACLPRKQTSLKPGHYCWVTGWGDTRGGKENVSLAEALNQARLPIIDFKTCRQKKFWGDRVRDSMICAGFRDIEDPPAACQGDSGGPLLCQLGREHWEVHGVVSFGPIGCTVENKPSVFTRTAAYIPWIEATRIRDFFLH
- the timm23a gene encoding mitochondrial import inner membrane translocase subunit Tim23; the encoded protein is MDNNPQGSGGLKASLGGLFGGGSPEYSNTELSGVPLTGMSPLSPYLNVDPRYLIQDTDEFILPTGANKTRGRFELAFFTIGGSCITGASFGALNGLRMGLKETRDMAWSKPRNVQIINMVTRQGASWANTLGSVALLYSAFGVVIEKVRGAEDDINTIAAGTLTGMLFKAAGGVKGVARGGLAGLALSGAYAVYNNWEHLTGTSSPSSSRLY